In Populus alba chromosome 1, ASM523922v2, whole genome shotgun sequence, a single window of DNA contains:
- the LOC118047608 gene encoding early nodulin-like protein 7 gives MKITKMASLSVFFCTFFVIATGLGNAEKVFKVGDEFGWQEPGQNSSAVYTQWASRNRFHVGDSLSFEYKNDSVIEVDKWGYYHCDGSKPTVAFNNGHGVFKLDRPGPFYYISGTPDHCMRGQRLLIEVMGLHRHSPLTATPPAGQLAPSPQPSSGVFASVTLGSLSTLLMGTLIALLWSLP, from the exons ATGAAGATCACTAAAATGGCATCTCTTTCGGTTTTCTTTTGCACTTTTTTTGTCATTGCTACTGGTTTGGGAAATGCAGAAAAGGTGTTCAAAGTTGGGGATGAGTTTGGATGGCAAGAACCTGGACAGAACAGCTCTGCCGTGTACACTCAGTGGGCTTCAAGGAACAGATTCCATGTTGGAGATTCTCTCT CCTTCGAGTATAAGAATGATTCAGTCATTGAAGTAGACAAGTGGGGTTACTATCACTGTGACGGTAGCAAACCTACCGTTGCCTTCAACAATGGCCATGGCGTGTTCAAGCTTGACAGGCCAGGGCCTTTCTACTACATCAGCGGAACCCCAGATCACTGCATGCGTGGCCAGCGCTTGCTAATTGAAGTGATGGGTCTGCACCGCCATTCTCCTCTTACTGCAACTCCACCAGCTGGACAGCTAGCACCGTCCCCGCAACCAAGTTCAGGAGTGTTTGCCTCAGTGACACTTGGCTCATTGTCAACGCTTCTTATGGGCACATTGATTGCCTTGTTATGGTCTTTACCATAA